The genomic stretch AAAGGCTGGTCAACAATCAGCAATGCTTTCTCTTCGGGAAAATCAGTGGCCTGGTTGATAATGATGAAGCTGGCTGCAGAGTGAATACACTTGTCATAATACTTGGGATGATCCACAAAAACAAGATCACCTGCCTCCACACGATGGATCTCGTTGATGCCGGTGGCGGATGCAGCTTTGTTACCAATAACCTTTGCGCCTATCAGTTCAGCTATCCATTCAATTGATACGGGAGATGGGAATTTCATACGCGGAATTTGCGCAAAAGTACGGAAGAGTTTATGCCGCGCTCCTGACATTTGAACAAACGGGAAATTTTCATCGGAGGATTTCCACAGTATTAAAAAAAATGTGAATAAAATTTATCAGAAAATTTTCTTAGATAGAGAAAATTATTTTTAATATTGTGTAGGGAAATTTATTTCCCGGTACTTACTAACCCATCCACATAATAAATCTCCCGATTCATCGGGAGATTTTTCTTTTATATGCTTCGTTACTTTATCATCTACAAACCGTTTGAAGTGCTTTCGCAATTTTCACCGGAAGCAGGTAAACAAACTTTAAAGGATCACTTCAAAGTGCCGCCAGACGTGTATCCTGTGGGACGCCTTGATTTTGACAGTGAAGGTTTACTGTTACTCACCAATGATAAACAGATCAATCACCGACTGCTTAATCCATCCTTTGCACACGAAAGAGAATACCTGGTACAGGTAGATGGCGCCATTACCGCCGAGGCGATCCGGCAACTGGAAACGGGCGTCACTATCAGCGTTGATGGCAAACCCTGGCCTACCCGTCCGGGTAAAGTGATCCTTTATGAACAGGCGCCGGTTGTTCCGGAAAGATATCCACCGGTCCGGTACCGCAAACTGATCCCCACCAGCTGGATCAGCCTGGCGCTCACCGAAGGAAAGAACAGGCAGGTCCGTAAGATGACAGCCAGAACAGGATTCCCCACCCTTCGCCTGATCCGGATACGCATTGGCCAGCTCACCCTCGCGGACATGCAACCCGGTGAAATGATGGAACTGAAAAGGGAATTTGTTTACCAGGCCCTTTTCGATCACTGATCACCGGAACAGGCTTATTCTTAACTATTTCCTTTACCTTTCCATAAAATCCTGATATTATGTTGAAATCAATGACAGGCTTTGGAAGAGCAGAACAATCCGTAGGCGACAAAACCTTCCTGGTAGATATCAAGTCCCTCAACGGAAAACAGTTCGAGCTTTTTTTGAAAATGCCTGCTTTCCTCAAACCCTTTGAATTCGAGATCCGCTCTCTGCTCTCGGAAAAACTGGGCCGGGGAACTGTCGATTGCACCATCAGCCTGAAAGAAAGCGGCAGCGCCAAGCCGGTCACCATCAATACCAACCTGGCCAAAGCATATTATCAATCCATCGCCGATCTTTCTGAATCCCTCAAACTGGATCCCTCCAATATACTGGCCAGCCTGCTTAAACTGCCGGAAGTGATCACCCCTACCGGCGATACCCTTACAGATACCGAATGGG from Candidatus Pseudobacter hemicellulosilyticus encodes the following:
- a CDS encoding pseudouridine synthase → MLRYFIIYKPFEVLSQFSPEAGKQTLKDHFKVPPDVYPVGRLDFDSEGLLLLTNDKQINHRLLNPSFAHEREYLVQVDGAITAEAIRQLETGVTISVDGKPWPTRPGKVILYEQAPVVPERYPPVRYRKLIPTSWISLALTEGKNRQVRKMTARTGFPTLRLIRIRIGQLTLADMQPGEMMELKREFVYQALFDH